From the Malus domestica chromosome 17, GDT2T_hap1 genome, one window contains:
- the LOC103425763 gene encoding uncharacterized protein isoform X5, producing MSILPNQDQGSISSSTSSAPSINPNSQHGHRHHHVSLSQSQSQSLSPPDPSRQILQFGSLRISDSQSSSSATSSGLSPSAPAAEDSGGSSQQVTELGMPWGNQALPNNLHHTHSQCHSGGGGRGVGSPWSRGKRSGTDGSSSTQHSMGSVASHGNSTHQTGRKTQLMNGNHLLNFYYDPISRPQHRAAPPSSRRQHKRKPYNKDLFLQANYKFVVLDSVNYSAEAMDPDKVLQWEDIICVRYSTPTVVQCPICLEYPLCPQITSCGHIFCFPCILQYLLMGKEDHKGDCWKSCPLCFVMISPKDLYTLFVENVKQYCVGDTIEFMLISRQKDSFTLSHKSKQEKGAVGGCDDESYDPFSKLTFTSDVDLSVRKAISELDGWLVRAESGLVDDLEKLPYVCAAMEQLEQRKKYWNEHGASNSNKSCKYNNHNTGSILSTEKATIGNNEASTFGQANPSNEVYDAESLEGQENVLSSSYDESNSARGDSHDSGSVKEKESYNFYQAADGQHIIIHPLNMKCLLHHYGSHDMLPHRVSGKILQLETVTQTEAMRRRYRYLSHFSLTTIFQFCEIDLSEVLSPDALSPFMEDIKKREQKRKQLARKEQKEKMKAESTMAYPIPIVAGYGQSLHEGSPTFSMDDFEALGSCTVTSSSPPVVGERKLFSSVTKLGFAAAHDSPALKLEGSNSLNGNDAGRVFPKTNAGTQNAGVASFANIIARAKPGENMDPPKINDSGKKGKKQSRVLLSTASGRRY from the exons ATGTCCATCTTGCCCAACCAAGACCAAGGATCTATATCATCGTCTACCTCTTCAGCTCCCTCTATAAACCCTAACTCCCAACATGGACACCGCCATCACCACGTTTCCCTTTCTCAATCCCAATCCCAGTCGCTGTCTCCGCCGGATCCCTCCCGCCAAATTCTCCAATTTGGATCGCTTCGGATCTCCGACTCTCAATCTAGCTCCTCCGCTACTTCTTCAG GCCTGTCGCCATCGGCACCAGCTGCAGAAGATTCTGGTGGATCTTCCCAGCAG GTGACTGAGTTAGGGATGCCTTGGGGTAACCAGGCTTTACCCAATAACCTCCACCACACACATTCACAGTGTCACTCTGGTGGAGGTGGACGAGGGGTTGGATCACCCTGGTCTAGAGGGAAAAGGTCAGGAACCGATGGTTCTAGTTCAACTCAACATAGTATGGGGTCTGTTGCTTCTCATGGAAACTCCACTCATCAAACAGGAAGGAAAACCCAGCTGATGAATGGCAACCACTTGTTGAATTTTTATTATGACCCCATATCTCGTCCTCAGCATAGAGCTGCTCCTCCTTCTTCAAGAAGGCAACACAAGAGGAAGCCATACAACAAAGATCTATTTCTTCAGGCTAACTACAAATTCGTAGTGTTAGATTCAGTAAACTACTCAGCTGAAGCGATGGATCCAGATAAGGTGTTACAGTGGGAGGACATCATTTGCGTGAGATATTCCACCCCAACTGTGGTTCAGTGTCCCATTTGTCTGGAATATCCTCTATGTCCGCAGATAACCTCATGTGGACATATCTTCTGTTTCCCATGTATTCTGCAATACTTGTTGATGGGGAAGGAGGATCATAAAGGAGACTGTTGGAAAAGTTGCCCATTGTGTTTTGTGATGATATCCCCGAAGGATTTATACACTCTATTCGTGGAGAATGTTAAGCAGTATTGTGTTGGTGATACTATAGAGTTTATGCTTATTAGTCGACAAAAGGATTCATTTACTTTATCCCATAAAAGTAAACAAGAGAAAGGTGCTGTTGGAGGTTGCGATGATGAAAGCTATGATCCATTTTCAAAGTTAACATTTACTTCAGATGTAGATCTTTCAGTCAGAAAAGCAATATCAGAGTTAGATGGTTGGTTGGTCAGGGCAGAGTCGGGGCTTGTTGATGACCTAGAGAAGCTTCCATATGTATGTGCTGCAATGGAACAATTAGAACAGAGGAAGAAATATTGGAACGAGCACGGGGCTAGCAACAGTAATAAATCTTGTAAATATAATAATCATAATACTGGTTCCATCTTGTCAACTGAAAAAGCTACAATTGGTAACAATGAAGCATCTACATTTGGACAGGCAAATCCGTCCAATGAAGTCTATGACG CTGAATCTTTGGAAGgccaagaaaatgttttgtcttCTTCATATGATGAAAGCAACAGTGCCCGAGGGGACTCACATGACTCTGGAAGTGTAAAGGAGAAGGAATCATACAATTTCTACCAG GCAGCTGATGGTCAGCACATCATTATTCATCCGTTGAACATGAAATGCCTTCTACACCACTATGGGAGCCATGATATGCTACCACACAG GGTAAGTGGAAAAATTTTGCAATTGGAGACTGTGACTCAGACAGAAGCTATGAGGAGGCGCTACCGCTACTTGAGTCATTTTTCTTTAACAACAATATTCCAG TTTTGTGAGATTGATCTCAGTGAGGTATTGTCTCCTGATGCGTTGTCTCCCTTTATGGAAGACATAAAGAAGCGTGAACAGAAGAGGAAGCAACTTGCTAGGAAG GAGCAAAAGGAGAAAATGAAGGCTGAATCTACCATGGCATATCCCATCCCCATAGTAGCAGGTTATGGGCAGTCCTTGCATGAGGGATCCCCTACATTCTCCATGGATGACTTCGAGG CTTTGGGAAGTTGTACAGTGACATCATCAAGCCCTCCTGTTGTTGGGGAAAGGAAGCTCTTCTCGAGTGTTACAAAGCTTGGTTTTGCTGCTGCGCATGATTCTCCAGCGCTGAAACTAGAAGGAAGCAATTCTCTGAATGGCAATGATGCAGGGAGAGTCTTTCCCAAGACAAATG CAGGTACCCAGAATGCGGGTGTTGCGTCATTTGCTAATATAATCGCCAGAGCTAAGCCTGGTGAAAATATGGATCCACCCAAGATAAATGATTCGGGAAAGAAGGGAAAGAAACAGAGTCGAGTCCTTTTGTCAACCGCTAGTGGTCGGCGCTACTGA
- the LOC103425763 gene encoding uncharacterized protein isoform X6: MSILPNQDQGSISSSTSSAPSINPNSQHGHRHHHVSLSQSQSQSLSPPDPSRQILQFGSLRISDSQSSSSATSSGLSPSAPAAEDSGGSSQQVTELGMPWGNQALPNNLHHTHSQCHSGGGGRGVGSPWSRGKRSGTDGSSSTQHSMGSVASHGNSTHQTGRKTQLMNGNHLLNFYYDPISRPQHRAAPPSSRRQHKRKPYNKDLFLQANYKFVVLDSVNYSAEAMDPDKVLQWEDIICVRYSTPTVVQCPICLEYPLCPQITSCGHIFCFPCILQYLLMGKEDHKGDCWKSCPLCFVMISPKDLYTLFVENVKQYCVGDTIEFMLISRQKDSFTLSHKSKQEKGAVGGCDDESYDPFSKLTFTSDVDLSVRKAISELDGWLVRAESGLVDDLEKLPYVCAAMEQLEQRKKYWNEHGASNSNKSCKYNNHNTGSILSTEKATIGNNEASTFGQANPSNEVYDAESLEGQENVLSSSYDESNSARGDSHDSGSVKEKESYNFYQAADGQHIIIHPLNMKCLLHHYGSHDMLPHRVSGKILQLETVTQTEAMRRRYRYLSHFSLTTIFQFCEIDLSEVLSPDALSPFMEDIKKREQKRKQLARKEQKEKMKAESTMAYPIPIVAGYGQSLHEGSPTFSMDDFEALGSCTVTSSSPPVVGERKLFSSVTKLGFAAAHDSPALKLEGSNSLNGNDAGRVFPKTNGTQNAGVASFANIIARAKPGENMDPPKINDSGKKGKKQSRVLLSTASGRRY, encoded by the exons ATGTCCATCTTGCCCAACCAAGACCAAGGATCTATATCATCGTCTACCTCTTCAGCTCCCTCTATAAACCCTAACTCCCAACATGGACACCGCCATCACCACGTTTCCCTTTCTCAATCCCAATCCCAGTCGCTGTCTCCGCCGGATCCCTCCCGCCAAATTCTCCAATTTGGATCGCTTCGGATCTCCGACTCTCAATCTAGCTCCTCCGCTACTTCTTCAG GCCTGTCGCCATCGGCACCAGCTGCAGAAGATTCTGGTGGATCTTCCCAGCAG GTGACTGAGTTAGGGATGCCTTGGGGTAACCAGGCTTTACCCAATAACCTCCACCACACACATTCACAGTGTCACTCTGGTGGAGGTGGACGAGGGGTTGGATCACCCTGGTCTAGAGGGAAAAGGTCAGGAACCGATGGTTCTAGTTCAACTCAACATAGTATGGGGTCTGTTGCTTCTCATGGAAACTCCACTCATCAAACAGGAAGGAAAACCCAGCTGATGAATGGCAACCACTTGTTGAATTTTTATTATGACCCCATATCTCGTCCTCAGCATAGAGCTGCTCCTCCTTCTTCAAGAAGGCAACACAAGAGGAAGCCATACAACAAAGATCTATTTCTTCAGGCTAACTACAAATTCGTAGTGTTAGATTCAGTAAACTACTCAGCTGAAGCGATGGATCCAGATAAGGTGTTACAGTGGGAGGACATCATTTGCGTGAGATATTCCACCCCAACTGTGGTTCAGTGTCCCATTTGTCTGGAATATCCTCTATGTCCGCAGATAACCTCATGTGGACATATCTTCTGTTTCCCATGTATTCTGCAATACTTGTTGATGGGGAAGGAGGATCATAAAGGAGACTGTTGGAAAAGTTGCCCATTGTGTTTTGTGATGATATCCCCGAAGGATTTATACACTCTATTCGTGGAGAATGTTAAGCAGTATTGTGTTGGTGATACTATAGAGTTTATGCTTATTAGTCGACAAAAGGATTCATTTACTTTATCCCATAAAAGTAAACAAGAGAAAGGTGCTGTTGGAGGTTGCGATGATGAAAGCTATGATCCATTTTCAAAGTTAACATTTACTTCAGATGTAGATCTTTCAGTCAGAAAAGCAATATCAGAGTTAGATGGTTGGTTGGTCAGGGCAGAGTCGGGGCTTGTTGATGACCTAGAGAAGCTTCCATATGTATGTGCTGCAATGGAACAATTAGAACAGAGGAAGAAATATTGGAACGAGCACGGGGCTAGCAACAGTAATAAATCTTGTAAATATAATAATCATAATACTGGTTCCATCTTGTCAACTGAAAAAGCTACAATTGGTAACAATGAAGCATCTACATTTGGACAGGCAAATCCGTCCAATGAAGTCTATGACG CTGAATCTTTGGAAGgccaagaaaatgttttgtcttCTTCATATGATGAAAGCAACAGTGCCCGAGGGGACTCACATGACTCTGGAAGTGTAAAGGAGAAGGAATCATACAATTTCTACCAG GCAGCTGATGGTCAGCACATCATTATTCATCCGTTGAACATGAAATGCCTTCTACACCACTATGGGAGCCATGATATGCTACCACACAG GGTAAGTGGAAAAATTTTGCAATTGGAGACTGTGACTCAGACAGAAGCTATGAGGAGGCGCTACCGCTACTTGAGTCATTTTTCTTTAACAACAATATTCCAG TTTTGTGAGATTGATCTCAGTGAGGTATTGTCTCCTGATGCGTTGTCTCCCTTTATGGAAGACATAAAGAAGCGTGAACAGAAGAGGAAGCAACTTGCTAGGAAG GAGCAAAAGGAGAAAATGAAGGCTGAATCTACCATGGCATATCCCATCCCCATAGTAGCAGGTTATGGGCAGTCCTTGCATGAGGGATCCCCTACATTCTCCATGGATGACTTCGAGG CTTTGGGAAGTTGTACAGTGACATCATCAAGCCCTCCTGTTGTTGGGGAAAGGAAGCTCTTCTCGAGTGTTACAAAGCTTGGTTTTGCTGCTGCGCATGATTCTCCAGCGCTGAAACTAGAAGGAAGCAATTCTCTGAATGGCAATGATGCAGGGAGAGTCTTTCCCAAGACAAATG GTACCCAGAATGCGGGTGTTGCGTCATTTGCTAATATAATCGCCAGAGCTAAGCCTGGTGAAAATATGGATCCACCCAAGATAAATGATTCGGGAAAGAAGGGAAAGAAACAGAGTCGAGTCCTTTTGTCAACCGCTAGTGGTCGGCGCTACTGA